Within the Butyrivibrio sp. AE3004 genome, the region CACACTGGTAGCAGTATTGCATGCGATCACAACAGCGTCCACCTTTTTATCTATAAGAAATCTTACTATTTCATCTACAAAGCCTTTTATTTCCTGTTCGGATTTAGTTCCATACGGTACATGCTTTATATCTGCATAAAAAATATATTCTTCATCCGGAAATCTATGATAAGCTTCATTTAAAACAGAAAGCCCACCAATACCGGAATCAAAAATTCCTATTCGCATATCGACGCTCCTTGTTGTATCATTATTAATTATGAAAGAATCATTTACTACTGAACTTCAAAAATTATATGACGACTCGCATGTTAGTCCTTTTATTCAGGAACTTTGCGAATACTATGCTTCAGGCTATGGCTATGAAGACGGCTCTTATCAGGATGAAATAGAACCAAGGGAAATAGTTGAGCCTGTTTACACTCTTTTTTTGCTTCAACGAAGAGAAACCATGCTGGATGAATTATCTTATATCCGTAAAAAATATCCTCACCTGTTCTCAAGTATAGAACAGCTTTATGAGGATATTCTGATCAATATGGATGTAAGAATTCTTGAGTCAAAATGTGAAAGCAGACTGGTCAAAGCTCTTGAAAACAAAGTTACATCAGAAGAAATATATCAAAAAGTTGAAAATCTTTGCTTAAGCTATGATGACCTTTGTGAAGCACTTGACCCCTTTTATTCATGGCTGCATACTTTTTATTCCTGAACAGTAAGATATTTCATAACACAAAAGAGTAACTGGTCCTCATATTTTACCTGAGCCCATTCTCCGTCATCACTTACTGCGATTCTGTCCAGAACTGTATCTTTAGGAACCTGAACCACTACAAAGTCTTTGCTTGCTGTGGAGGGTGTATTTCTAAGGTTCAAGTCAGATGTTGTTATAACCTTGTCATCAGTCCTTGTATAACCAGCAAGTTCACCTACTTCTACTTTGGTTGTATCTTCATCCGGATCAGGAACAAGATATCGGTCATAAAACTTTGCCTTAAAAATCATTCCTATAAGAGCAAGGATTATTATACCTGTGATAATGGAAGATATTCTGACTATCAGGAGAGGATTTATTCCTCTGCCATTTACTTCCTCATCCTCAAAGTCATCTATATCTTCTATTCTTGTTTTTCTTCTTATGGCCTTTGGTTTTTCTTCCTTTATCTTTTCTGATTTCTTTTTCTTGTCAGAAGTATGATCAAATGGTTCGTTTGAAGCAGTATGGCTATTTGAACTTTTGACCTTTTTTTCTGTTCTTCTTGAAATTACCTTTTTATCTTCCCTGGCAGATTTTCTTGAAATAATTTCTTCTTCACTCGATTTTAACGAATCAGCTATTATTTCTTCTTTTGAGTTTTTCCGTGAAGTATAGTAATCCTCGTCCTCATCAAGATAGAATTCCGGTGAATCCTTCTTAAGGCTTTCTCTCTCTCTGTCCATAGCCTCATGTTGGGTTCTATAGTATTCTTCTCTCTCTTCAGCACTTAAAAAATCCAGTGGATCCTGTATCTCAATATTTATTTCTTCAGTAAACTGATCATCTTTATTTATTTTTTTTCTATAGTCGTTAAAGTTTCTGATATTGTCCGTCATGACTTCTCCTCCGGAAATCCCTTGGTCAACATCTCCCCCTGAAGTTTGCATAAACAAAATCAACTAGTCACAACAAAGCCTCACCAAGTTGACTTGTATAGTTCGCACTAAGTTCGTAAGAAACCTCACCAAGTGCTCTACTCAAAGCAAAATAATTCGGGTAAGCAAATGCTCACCCGAATTAATAATATCACACTATCTAATTAGTAACAAATCAGGAAACAACCTTGTCTATCATGCTCTGTAGTTTGGACTTACTCTGTGCACCTACTGCCTGATCAACAACCTCTCCATCTTTAATAAAAGCAAACATCGGAATTGACATAACACCATATTTCTGAGCAATCTCCGGCTGTTCATCCACGTTTATCTTACCAACCTTGAGCTCACCATCATATTCCTTGGCAAATTCATCGATCATGGGAGCCATCATTTTACATGGTCCACACCAATCAGCCATGAAGTCAATAAGTACCGGAAGCTTACTGTTGAGAACTTCTTCGTCAAAGTTGTCTGTTGTAAATGTGTATTCAGCCATCGTCCACCTCTTTCTGCGATAAACAATATCGCTAAGCATTATTAAAGTAACAACCCTACCGCTTAATAATATATTTGAAGATTGGATTTCCTTTTGAGGAAAACTTCTCCTCATATTCTGTCATTATATTACCTTCATTCATTAAAGGTTCATTATGCAGATCATATGTAACAGCTTCAGCGTGCCACCCTGCTGTATTAAGTTCCATAAGCGAAAAATCAAAAAGGTCTCTGTTGTCTGTCTTAAATTCCAATTGACCATCTTTTTTTAAAATCTGATCATATCTTCTAAGGAAACTGCTCGATGTAAGCCTTCTCTGTGCGTGCCGCTCCTTAGGCCAGGGATCCGAAAAGTTGAGATAAATTCTGTCTATCTCGTTCTCCTCAAACACTTCCGTGATTATTTCAGCTTCCATTCTGATAAATCTGACATTTGTCAGTTCCAGCTCTGTCTGCTTCTGGACTGCTCTCAAAAGAACACTTGAGTATTTCTCAATTCCTACATAATTAATATCAGGATTGGCTGCTGCCATATCCATTATAAAACGTCCTTTTCCCGTTCCAACTTCAATCCTTATCGGATTATCATTCCCGAACACTTCATTCCATTTTCCCTTGTACTCCTCAGGACTATCAATAGTGAACGGACTCTCTGCAATCCTCTCTCTGGATCCTGCAATATTTCTTAGCCGCATATAGTATATCTTTACCTTTCAATGTATAAATTAATTGTACCACCAAACGCTACATATTGAAAAGTTTTTGCAGCCTTATCTTTGGTTCCTTCCTCTTTTAGTGTATCATAGAAATGTAGAATTCTGCTACAAGGAGTTTTTATGAAAAATAATAATCTTATAAACAAAATATATAAGGTGTCAGCTCTTTTTGCTTCATTAACGGTTATTTTATTCAATTCTTTTTCAGTTTATGCTGAAACAGATGCAGAAGCTGCCAGTGCTGCCAGAAAGGTACTTCCTATTCAAAGCAATGAAATTCAGGGGTGGCCTGAGGGGCCTCAGATTGCTGCTGAAGCGGCAATACTTATGGATGTAAATACAGGAACTATCCTTTATGAAAAAAACATACATGAAGAATTATATCCCGCAAGTACAACAAAGATAATGACCTGTCTTTTAGCTGTGGAAAATTCAAATCTTGATGACAAAGTGGACTTTTCTGCCAATGCAATACATTCGGTCCCTGTAGACGGTTCGAAAATTGGGATGGATGTCGGTGAATATCTTACACTAGAGGAATCGCTTTACGGAATAATGGTTGGAAGTGCCAATGAAGTTTCAAATGCTGTTGCAGAGCACGTAAGCGGATCAATTGACAGCTTTGTCAATCTTATGAATGAGAAAGCAAAATCACTTGGATGTACAAATACACATTTTGCAAACGCCAATGGTCTTCAGTCTCCGGATCATTATACCAGTGCCTATGATCTTGCTCTTATATCAAAAGCCTTTTTTTCAAACGAGCTTTTATGTCGCGTGGGAAATACTCCAAGATATCATTTCTCGCCCAGTGCCGGGCAGCCTGATGATTTTTACTTAAATAACAAGCACAAATTGATAACCGGAGAAATACCTTATGAAGGTATAGTTGGCGGTAAAACCGGTTATACAGATCTTGCGAGAGAAACTCTCGTTACCTGTGCAGAAAAAAACGGTATGCGTTTGATCTGTGTTGTTTTTATGGAAGAGTCACCCTATCAGTTTACGGATACAGTTACGTTGTTTGACTATGGATTTAATAATTTTAAATCTGTTAATGTAAAAAGCGAAGAAACAGGTTATATTCCAAATGACAATGCCTTTTTCTCATCAAAAGATAATATTTTTTATACTCAAAGCTCATTTTTGGAATTTGCAAAAAATGATTACGTGATTCTTCCTGTTACAGCTTCATTATCAGATGCCGTTTCCACAGTGTCGTATGATGATAATACAGGCTCAACAGGAGTCATTTCAACAATCAATTATAGTTTTAATGGTGTCCCGATAGGTTCCGGACATATCCTTATTTCAAAAAATACTTATGTCACTCCTGAAGATGTGAACAACTCTTCTTCAAAAATGATTTATATCAATATTAAACTTATTTTGGCAATTATATCCATTATGGGTGGTTCGGTAATAGTTTTTATTTATCTTTCCTCTTTGATAGGTGCTTTTTCAAGTATAAGCAAACAAGATAGAAAAAGACTTAACAGAAGGAAAAAAGAAGCCAAAAAAAGAAGTGGCCCCAGATTTTAATAAAGACGAAAAAGAAGGCAGATTATTCAGTCTGCCTTCTTTTTATGATCGCCCAACTTATTGAAGCTCTTTTTTTCGGATTTGGCTTTCATCTCTTCCATCTCTTTGTCTGTAATAAATTTAAGAGTTTTTACAGCATAGTATTTCTGACTCTCGGACTTCTTCAGTCTTACCTTTGCTTTCATAAAACCATGCTCTTTGCATAAGGATACACTATAAAAATGCTTTCCATTATTTGAAAACCATTTAACTTTACGCTTTATTGGCTTGTTGCAAATATAGCACTTGGTTCCCATCACTTCAGGGTCTGACAATAATACTTCTTTTGATTTAAACTCCCTGGATATGTATTTTGCGTAATGTTCAAAAATAATATGAATTTCCTGATCTTTTGTTTTAGGCGTTACATAATTATCAAAAGAATAATTATAAAAAACTTTTCTGCTTAACTCGCAGAAAATCCTTGAAGTATAATCAGCATCAGACAATGCCCTGTGGAAA harbors:
- the trxA gene encoding thioredoxin — its product is MAEYTFTTDNFDEEVLNSKLPVLIDFMADWCGPCKMMAPMIDEFAKEYDGELKVGKINVDEQPEIAQKYGVMSIPMFAFIKDGEVVDQAVGAQSKSKLQSMIDKVVS
- a CDS encoding D-alanyl-D-alanine carboxypeptidase family protein, translated to MKNNNLINKIYKVSALFASLTVILFNSFSVYAETDAEAASAARKVLPIQSNEIQGWPEGPQIAAEAAILMDVNTGTILYEKNIHEELYPASTTKIMTCLLAVENSNLDDKVDFSANAIHSVPVDGSKIGMDVGEYLTLEESLYGIMVGSANEVSNAVAEHVSGSIDSFVNLMNEKAKSLGCTNTHFANANGLQSPDHYTSAYDLALISKAFFSNELLCRVGNTPRYHFSPSAGQPDDFYLNNKHKLITGEIPYEGIVGGKTGYTDLARETLVTCAEKNGMRLICVVFMEESPYQFTDTVTLFDYGFNNFKSVNVKSEETGYIPNDNAFFSSKDNIFYTQSSFLEFAKNDYVILPVTASLSDAVSTVSYDDNTGSTGVISTINYSFNGVPIGSGHILISKNTYVTPEDVNNSSSKMIYINIKLILAIISIMGGSVIVFIYLSSLIGAFSSISKQDRKRLNRRKKEAKKRSGPRF
- the trmB gene encoding tRNA (guanosine(46)-N7)-methyltransferase TrmB, which gives rise to MRLRNIAGSRERIAESPFTIDSPEEYKGKWNEVFGNDNPIRIEVGTGKGRFIMDMAAANPDINYVGIEKYSSVLLRAVQKQTELELTNVRFIRMEAEIITEVFEENEIDRIYLNFSDPWPKERHAQRRLTSSSFLRRYDQILKKDGQLEFKTDNRDLFDFSLMELNTAGWHAEAVTYDLHNEPLMNEGNIMTEYEEKFSSKGNPIFKYIIKR
- a CDS encoding SH3 domain-containing protein codes for the protein MQTSGGDVDQGISGGEVMTDNIRNFNDYRKKINKDDQFTEEINIEIQDPLDFLSAEEREEYYRTQHEAMDRERESLKKDSPEFYLDEDEDYYTSRKNSKEEIIADSLKSSEEEIISRKSAREDKKVISRRTEKKVKSSNSHTASNEPFDHTSDKKKKSEKIKEEKPKAIRRKTRIEDIDDFEDEEVNGRGINPLLIVRISSIITGIIILALIGMIFKAKFYDRYLVPDPDEDTTKVEVGELAGYTRTDDKVITTSDLNLRNTPSTASKDFVVVQVPKDTVLDRIAVSDDGEWAQVKYEDQLLFCVMKYLTVQE